A part of Larkinella insperata genomic DNA contains:
- a CDS encoding HEPN domain-containing protein, producing MNDLITLLLEKSDRALEDAQYLYFERKSYEASISRAYYAMFYAAEAALLTKGETTVTHKGLSMLFSKHFIKGGLLEPEYGRMLSNVFRQRQLSDYEIRFEANAQDADLVIDNAESFIQRIKSLLADPLHSLAS from the coding sequence ATGAATGACCTGATTACTCTTCTACTAGAAAAGTCTGATAGAGCGTTAGAAGACGCTCAATACCTTTATTTTGAGCGAAAAAGTTACGAAGCATCAATCTCCCGAGCGTATTATGCCATGTTTTATGCCGCAGAAGCGGCTTTGTTAACTAAAGGCGAAACCACAGTCACCCACAAGGGTCTATCAATGCTGTTTTCCAAGCACTTTATTAAGGGCGGCTTGCTTGAGCCCGAATACGGCCGAATGCTTTCAAATGTTTTTCGCCAGCGGCAGTTGAGTGATTATGAAATACGTTTTGAAGCAAATGCGCAGGACGCTGATCTAGTTATTGACAATGCGGAATCTTTTATTCAGCGAATCAAAAGTTTACTTGCTGATCCATTACATAGCCTTGCAAGCTAA
- a CDS encoding nucleotidyltransferase domain-containing protein: protein MDQSSIQSLLTSFKEEARRLYQDRLAALYLFGSYARGEASEYSDVDILVVLKDETISPFKELEAMGNFTFDLELTHEKLIQIVPTTQKQFNRLASPLYHNVKREGRAL from the coding sequence ATGGACCAAAGCAGCATCCAATCTTTATTAACTTCTTTTAAGGAAGAAGCTCGACGGCTTTATCAGGACCGTCTTGCCGCGCTGTATCTATTTGGTTCTTACGCTCGTGGAGAAGCTAGTGAGTATTCGGATGTAGATATTCTGGTTGTCCTGAAAGACGAAACAATCTCTCCTTTTAAAGAACTAGAGGCAATGGGAAACTTCACGTTTGACTTGGAATTAACTCATGAAAAACTCATTCAAATTGTTCCAACTACCCAAAAGCAATTTAATAGGCTTGCTAGTCCTTTGTATCACAATGTTAAGAGGGAAGGCAGGGCTTTATGA
- a CDS encoding sulfatase family protein: MKKQTAFYGLAVLLLLLSSGLSVSVQPAEEPLFTQRPNILWILSEDISTELACYGTPVVQTPNLDQLAKDGVRYTNAFTTAPVCSPSRSAMITGMYQTSIGAHNHRSHRDDGYKLPAPVKPITDYLRQAGYYTVNVKTAAPGVASPAKTDFNFRPDHPVFDGTDWNQRQPGQPFFAQLTIDETHRGKAWKTVVKQHEPHIRPEEVVLPPYYPEHPVARADWATYLESIQLMDSYVGKILQRLKDEGIAENTVVIFSGDNGRCHARDKQFLYEGGIHVPLMIRWPGHLKAGQVNTDLVSAIDVSATILKLAGIAPPAYLDGRVMLGKEAKKRDYIIAARDRMDETVDKMRCVRDKRFKYIRNYRPEVPYMQPNAYKENEYPMWNLLKELHRQGKLTPAQALFVAPTKPAEELYDLQADPHELTNLAASPQHRKTRDKMRTILDVWVRETNDQGQYPEEKIWLPKK; this comes from the coding sequence ATGAAAAAACAGACTGCTTTTTACGGGCTGGCCGTTTTGCTGCTGCTCCTGAGCTCCGGCCTGTCCGTTTCGGTTCAGCCAGCCGAGGAACCGCTGTTCACGCAGCGCCCGAACATTCTCTGGATTCTGTCGGAGGACATTTCAACGGAGCTGGCCTGCTACGGCACGCCGGTGGTGCAGACGCCGAATCTGGATCAACTGGCGAAGGACGGTGTCCGGTATACGAATGCGTTTACGACGGCCCCGGTTTGTTCGCCCAGCCGGTCGGCCATGATCACCGGCATGTACCAGACCAGCATTGGGGCGCACAACCACCGCAGTCACCGCGACGACGGCTATAAGCTGCCCGCCCCCGTCAAGCCCATCACGGACTACCTGCGGCAGGCCGGTTACTACACCGTTAACGTAAAAACGGCCGCGCCGGGCGTGGCCAGTCCGGCCAAAACCGACTTCAATTTCCGGCCGGATCACCCGGTTTTCGACGGTACCGACTGGAACCAGCGCCAACCGGGTCAGCCGTTTTTTGCCCAACTGACTATCGACGAAACCCACCGGGGCAAAGCCTGGAAAACCGTTGTCAAGCAGCATGAACCGCACATCCGGCCCGAAGAGGTGGTCTTGCCGCCGTATTATCCTGAGCATCCCGTGGCCCGCGCCGACTGGGCCACCTACCTGGAATCCATTCAACTGATGGATAGTTACGTCGGGAAAATCCTGCAACGCCTGAAAGACGAAGGCATTGCCGAGAACACCGTGGTCATTTTTTCGGGCGACAACGGCCGCTGCCACGCCCGCGACAAGCAGTTTCTGTACGAGGGGGGTATTCACGTGCCGCTGATGATCCGCTGGCCGGGCCACCTGAAGGCCGGGCAAGTCAACACCGATCTGGTTAGTGCCATTGATGTTTCGGCCACGATTCTGAAACTGGCCGGGATTGCGCCCCCGGCCTACCTGGACGGACGGGTGATGCTGGGCAAAGAGGCTAAAAAGCGGGACTACATCATTGCCGCCCGTGACCGCATGGACGAAACCGTGGATAAGATGCGCTGCGTGCGCGACAAACGGTTTAAATACATCCGGAATTACCGCCCGGAGGTGCCGTACATGCAGCCCAACGCCTACAAAGAAAACGAATACCCGATGTGGAACCTGCTGAAAGAACTCCACCGGCAGGGTAAGCTCACGCCCGCCCAGGCGCTGTTTGTGGCTCCCACCAAACCCGCCGAGGAACTGTACGACCTGCAGGCCGACCCGCACGAGCTAACCAATCTGGCGGCATCGCCCCAACACCGGAAAACCCGGGACAAAATGCGAACGATTCTGGACGTGTGGGTTCGGGAGACGAACGACCAGGGGCAATATCCCGAGGAGAAAATCTGGCTGCCGAAGAAGTAA
- a CDS encoding sulfatase family protein, translating to MKKTLLSFVFALFTVFTHAQPKPNIVLIYADDLGYGDLSCYGATKIKTPHIDRVAAEGLRFTNAHATSATCTPSRYSLLTGQYAWRKTGTGIAPGDAALLIPTDRVTLPGMLQQAGYQTGVVGKWHLGLGPKGGPDWNGDIKPGPLEIGFNYSFLLPATGDRVPCVYVENHRIVGLDPGDPVQVSYKDPIGTEPTGKANPELLKMMYSHGHDQTIVNGVSRIGYMTGGKAARWVDEEMADVLTGKVAQFIERNRKNPFFVYFSTHDIHVPRMPHSRFVGKSGMGPRGDAILQLDWCVGEVMKTLERLGLKNNTLVIISSDNGPVVDDGYQDDAVAKLSGHKPSGPLRGGKYSAFDAGTRVPFIVRWPGRVKAGTSDALLSQVDLLASLAALTGQKLGATEATDSRNTLDSFLGKDRKGREYVIEQALNNTLSVVKGNWKYIEPSRGPKVMVHTNTESGYDPQPQLYDLKADLGETRNRAEQHPQVVRELADLLKTARGNDQK from the coding sequence ATGAAAAAAACGCTTCTGTCGTTCGTCTTCGCCCTTTTTACGGTGTTTACCCACGCTCAGCCGAAACCCAATATCGTCCTGATTTACGCCGATGACCTAGGCTACGGGGATTTAAGTTGTTACGGAGCGACGAAAATTAAAACGCCCCACATCGACCGGGTGGCCGCCGAAGGACTGCGGTTTACGAACGCCCACGCGACCTCGGCCACCTGCACGCCCTCGCGGTATTCGCTCCTGACGGGCCAGTATGCCTGGCGTAAAACTGGCACCGGGATTGCGCCCGGGGATGCCGCGCTCCTCATCCCGACCGACCGCGTAACGTTGCCGGGGATGCTGCAACAGGCGGGATACCAAACCGGCGTTGTCGGAAAATGGCACCTGGGACTTGGCCCCAAAGGCGGCCCCGACTGGAACGGCGACATCAAGCCGGGGCCACTGGAAATCGGTTTTAATTACTCCTTTCTGCTCCCGGCCACCGGCGACCGCGTGCCCTGTGTGTACGTTGAAAACCACCGCATTGTTGGTCTGGACCCGGGCGATCCGGTGCAGGTCAGTTACAAAGACCCCATCGGGACCGAACCCACCGGCAAGGCGAATCCGGAACTGCTGAAGATGATGTATTCCCACGGCCACGACCAGACAATTGTTAACGGAGTTAGCCGGATCGGTTACATGACAGGTGGAAAAGCCGCGCGCTGGGTAGACGAAGAAATGGCCGACGTGCTCACCGGCAAAGTGGCCCAGTTTATCGAGCGCAACCGGAAAAACCCGTTTTTCGTCTACTTCTCTACCCACGACATTCACGTCCCCCGGATGCCGCACTCCCGGTTTGTGGGCAAAAGCGGTATGGGACCGCGGGGCGACGCCATTTTGCAATTGGACTGGTGCGTGGGCGAAGTAATGAAAACGCTCGAGCGGCTGGGACTCAAAAATAACACGCTGGTCATCATCAGCAGCGACAACGGCCCGGTGGTGGATGACGGTTATCAAGACGATGCCGTGGCAAAACTAAGCGGCCACAAACCGTCGGGACCGCTGCGGGGCGGCAAATACAGCGCCTTCGACGCCGGTACGCGGGTGCCGTTCATCGTGCGCTGGCCCGGCCGGGTGAAAGCCGGTACATCCGACGCCCTGCTGAGTCAGGTGGATTTGCTGGCGTCGCTGGCCGCTCTGACGGGTCAGAAACTGGGAGCGACCGAAGCCACCGATAGCCGCAATACCCTCGACAGTTTTCTCGGGAAGGACCGCAAAGGCCGGGAGTATGTTATTGAACAGGCTCTGAACAACACGCTTTCGGTGGTGAAAGGCAACTGGAAATACATCGAACCCAGCCGGGGACCGAAGGTCATGGTCCACACCAATACCGAATCTGGATACGACCCGCAGCCCCAGCTTTACGATTTAAAGGCGGACCTGGGCGAAACGAGAAACCGGGCCGAACAGCATCCGCAGGTGGTTCGGGAACTGGCCGATTTGCTGAAAACAGCGCGGGGGAACGATCAAAAATAA
- a CDS encoding glycoside hydrolase family 30 protein, which yields MKRQMRSQTVLVSLMLPVFLLLQTGCRRQTPNRPEAGTAEFWLINPDQSALFEKQNTALSFGNATGQQPTIEVNDQQTFQPIDGFGYTLTGGSAMLINRMGAPERAALLKELFATDGRNIGVSYLRISIGASDLDERVFSYNDLPEGETDPEMARFSLDPDRPHLIPVLKQILAINPAIKILGSPWSPPTWMKTNGNSKGGSLKPEFYDAYARYFVKYIQGMQAEGIRIDAITIQNEPLHPGNNPSLLMLPEEQAVFIKKSLGPAFKTASIDTKIVLYDHNADRPDYPITILNDPEVRPYVDGSAFHLYAGPIEALSEVHKAHPDKSLYFTEQWIGAPGNLKGDLNWHVKNLIVGATRNWARTVLQWNLAADPQQNPHTVGGCDRCLGALTIDGNTVTRNPAYYIVASASKFVRPGSIRIASNLPPNLPNVAFKTPDGRRALVVLNDSETAQTFAVRFQGKSLTTRLPAGSVGTYVW from the coding sequence ATGAAAAGACAAATGCGCTCCCAAACCGTGCTGGTGAGCCTGATGTTGCCGGTTTTCCTCCTGCTTCAAACCGGCTGCCGACGGCAAACACCCAACCGCCCCGAAGCCGGAACCGCGGAATTCTGGCTGATCAACCCCGACCAGTCGGCTCTGTTCGAGAAGCAAAATACCGCCCTTTCTTTCGGCAACGCAACCGGCCAGCAACCCACCATTGAGGTGAACGACCAGCAGACGTTCCAGCCCATCGACGGTTTTGGCTACACCCTAACCGGCGGTAGCGCCATGCTCATCAACCGGATGGGCGCACCGGAGCGGGCGGCTTTGCTTAAAGAATTATTTGCCACCGACGGCAGAAACATTGGTGTGAGTTACCTGCGGATCAGCATTGGCGCGTCGGACCTGGACGAGCGCGTTTTTTCGTACAACGATTTGCCCGAGGGAGAGACCGACCCCGAAATGGCCCGGTTCAGTCTGGACCCCGACCGGCCGCACCTGATTCCGGTGTTGAAACAGATTCTGGCGATTAATCCGGCCATCAAAATTCTGGGTTCGCCCTGGTCACCGCCGACCTGGATGAAAACCAACGGCAATTCGAAAGGCGGCAGCCTAAAACCAGAGTTTTATGACGCCTACGCCCGTTATTTTGTCAAATACATTCAGGGCATGCAAGCGGAAGGCATCCGGATTGACGCAATCACGATTCAGAACGAACCGCTGCATCCGGGCAACAACCCGAGTCTGCTGATGCTGCCGGAAGAACAGGCTGTGTTTATCAAGAAAAGCCTGGGGCCAGCGTTCAAAACCGCCAGCATCGACACCAAGATTGTGCTGTACGATCACAACGCCGACCGACCGGATTACCCCATCACCATCTTAAACGACCCGGAGGTCCGTCCGTACGTTGATGGGTCGGCTTTTCACCTGTATGCGGGCCCAATCGAAGCGTTGTCGGAGGTTCATAAGGCGCATCCCGACAAGAGCCTTTACTTCACCGAGCAGTGGATTGGCGCACCCGGCAACCTGAAGGGTGATCTGAACTGGCACGTCAAAAACCTGATTGTAGGGGCAACCCGCAACTGGGCACGCACGGTTTTGCAGTGGAATCTGGCCGCCGATCCGCAGCAGAACCCGCATACGGTGGGCGGCTGCGACCGCTGCCTGGGTGCCCTGACCATCGACGGCAATACCGTAACCCGCAATCCGGCCTATTACATCGTGGCGTCGGCGTCCAAGTTTGTCAGGCCGGGCTCCATCCGGATTGCCTCGAACCTGCCGCCGAATCTGCCCAACGTTGCTTTCAAAACCCCGGACGGGCGCCGGGCGCTGGTGGTCCTGAATGATAGCGAAACAGCACAAACCTTCGCGGTTCGTTTTCAGGGGAAAAGCCTCACAACCCGTTTACCGGCGGGATCGGTGGGGACGTACGTCTGGTAA
- a CDS encoding DMT family transporter has protein sequence MASSTICICTSMSARLSLFIGILCISIFPILVLVTPISGISDAFYRMSIATLLIWPYVLIRRKWSGAVFRYWKPIVICGIFFASDIAVWNLSFRYSSATQASLLTNLSPIWVGIWAFLFFPEKPSRYFWVGTALALVGLVLLMGVETFLTMQFDKGFILAVLSGLFYAGYIVVSKTVLSKVPILNFMTCSMTVSSVYLLGVCLVMGEPLWGFEPRVWGLLTVQALVCQLLGWFAVSHALRFIDAQQVSLSLLSQAVVTGFLAWLLIGEKITFQMILGGLVILLGIAVTFRRTRPAGPPADPV, from the coding sequence TTGGCTTCGTCCACCATCTGCATTTGCACCTCCATGTCGGCCCGGCTGAGTCTTTTCATTGGTATTCTTTGCATCAGTATTTTTCCGATTTTGGTGCTGGTTACGCCCATATCCGGCATCAGCGACGCTTTTTACCGCATGAGCATCGCTACCCTGCTCATCTGGCCGTATGTTCTCATTCGCCGAAAATGGAGCGGGGCAGTGTTTCGGTACTGGAAGCCGATTGTCATCTGCGGTATTTTCTTCGCATCCGACATCGCCGTCTGGAATCTCTCATTTCGGTATTCATCCGCTACGCAGGCCAGCCTGCTCACCAATCTGTCGCCCATCTGGGTTGGCATCTGGGCTTTTCTGTTTTTTCCCGAAAAGCCGAGCCGCTACTTCTGGGTGGGAACCGCCCTGGCGCTGGTCGGGCTAGTGCTGCTGATGGGAGTTGAGACTTTTCTAACCATGCAGTTCGACAAAGGTTTCATCCTGGCCGTTCTCTCGGGTCTGTTTTATGCCGGATACATCGTCGTGAGCAAAACGGTGCTGAGCAAGGTGCCGATCCTGAATTTCATGACGTGCAGCATGACGGTTTCGAGCGTTTATCTCCTGGGTGTCTGTCTGGTGATGGGGGAGCCGCTGTGGGGCTTCGAACCGCGCGTCTGGGGCTTGTTGACGGTTCAGGCTCTGGTGTGCCAGTTGCTGGGATGGTTTGCGGTTAGCCACGCCCTGCGCTTCATCGATGCGCAGCAGGTGTCACTGAGCTTGCTGAGTCAGGCCGTGGTGACCGGCTTTCTGGCGTGGCTGTTGATTGGCGAGAAAATTACGTTCCAGATGATTCTGGGTGGCCTGGTCATTCTGCTGGGCATCGCCGTCACGTTCCGACGCACCCGTCCGGCCGGACCGCCCGCCGATCCGGTTTAG
- the trxA gene encoding thioredoxin: protein MNNATTGTQTESFHDIIRGEKPVLVDFYADWCGPCKVLAPTLKQLAERTGDKLRVIKVDVDKSRWASSTYQIQSVPTMILFHKGKIIWRKSGVLSLQQLETMVRPVIG, encoded by the coding sequence ATGAACAACGCCACAACCGGTACCCAAACCGAATCATTCCACGACATTATTCGCGGTGAAAAACCCGTTCTGGTTGACTTTTACGCCGACTGGTGCGGCCCCTGTAAAGTGCTGGCTCCCACGCTGAAACAACTTGCTGAACGGACGGGTGACAAACTCCGCGTTATCAAGGTCGATGTAGATAAAAGCCGCTGGGCGTCGAGTACGTATCAGATCCAGAGCGTACCGACGATGATCCTGTTCCATAAAGGAAAAATCATCTGGCGAAAATCAGGCGTTCTGTCGTTGCAGCAGCTCGAAACGATGGTGCGGCCGGTCATCGGCTAA
- a CDS encoding YybH family protein, producing the protein MKKLLILCVVLVGPMLPVWGQDDQAAIKALLYNETVGFFKRDKAKWADCWAHTPYISFAANLYGGDFTLIKGWDNMEKQFRSQFKSGRPADNVTVKNSNYTIHQNGNMAFVWYDQTLLDSHGKTDSKESRVVEKIGGKWKIIHVTALTNLSTLASQAAK; encoded by the coding sequence ATGAAAAAGCTCCTTATTTTATGCGTCGTTCTGGTTGGCCCAATGCTGCCCGTCTGGGGGCAGGATGATCAAGCGGCCATCAAAGCTCTTCTCTACAACGAAACGGTGGGTTTTTTTAAACGCGACAAGGCAAAATGGGCCGATTGCTGGGCACATACGCCTTACATTTCCTTTGCGGCTAATCTGTACGGTGGCGATTTTACCCTGATCAAAGGGTGGGATAATATGGAAAAGCAGTTCAGGAGTCAGTTCAAAAGCGGGCGACCGGCCGACAATGTCACCGTCAAGAATTCGAATTATACGATTCATCAGAACGGTAACATGGCGTTTGTATGGTACGACCAGACGCTGCTGGACAGCCACGGGAAAACTGACTCCAAAGAATCGCGGGTGGTTGAAAAAATCGGCGGTAAGTGGAAGATTATCCATGTCACGGCCCTGACCAACCTAAGTACCCTGGCGAGCCAGGCGGCCAAATAG
- a CDS encoding class I SAM-dependent methyltransferase — protein MSNETANRRAAMPTVANPILERRTVENSNRNLLKHLQPGLAVLDVGCGSGAITRGIAERVGPQGRVLGIDPGETLIADAQRHTAEVPQLAFQQADLFNFETDERFDMVTCARVLQWLNRPEEALVRMKNLLKPGGILAVLDYNHERIEWSPEPPAAMQTFYAAFLKWRQDAGFNNAIADHLRDLFERNGLEEVTVETQFEISRKEDAGFSVASRIWAEVAEIRGPQLVRDGYISEEERLRAIEEYDQWIATTGESMQLYLLAVEGRMSQP, from the coding sequence ATGTCGAACGAAACTGCTAACCGCCGGGCTGCCATGCCCACCGTTGCCAATCCGATCCTGGAGCGCCGGACCGTTGAAAACAGCAACCGTAATTTGTTAAAACACCTGCAGCCCGGCCTTGCGGTGCTGGATGTGGGCTGCGGATCCGGAGCCATCACGCGCGGCATTGCCGAACGAGTAGGGCCGCAGGGCCGTGTCCTGGGAATCGATCCGGGTGAAACGCTAATTGCTGACGCCCAACGGCATACTGCTGAGGTGCCGCAACTGGCGTTCCAACAGGCGGATCTGTTTAACTTCGAGACGGATGAGCGCTTCGATATGGTCACCTGCGCCCGCGTATTGCAGTGGCTGAACCGGCCGGAAGAAGCTCTGGTGCGCATGAAAAATCTGCTGAAACCCGGCGGTATTCTGGCCGTGCTGGATTACAATCACGAGCGAATCGAGTGGTCGCCCGAACCGCCCGCGGCCATGCAGACGTTCTATGCCGCTTTCCTGAAATGGCGCCAGGATGCCGGTTTCAACAATGCCATTGCCGACCATCTGCGGGACCTTTTCGAGCGCAACGGGTTGGAGGAGGTAACGGTCGAAACGCAGTTTGAAATTAGCCGGAAAGAAGATGCCGGTTTTTCCGTTGCGAGCCGTATCTGGGCGGAGGTAGCCGAGATACGCGGACCGCAGTTGGTCAGAGACGGCTATATTTCGGAAGAAGAGCGCTTGCGGGCGATTGAGGAGTACGATCAGTGGATTGCCACCACCGGCGAATCGATGCAACTGTATTTGCTGGCGGTTGAAGGACGGATGAGCCAGCCGTGA
- a CDS encoding FKBP-type peptidyl-prolyl cis-trans isomerase, with product MKSKQFSILITLLLGVGMASCMKNLDNAGLVEAQRNDQEIKNYLLANKLQDSVTSTLTGLYHIITPANSGAKQTKGGEELEFTYVLSYIDPSNTSRAVVVDTANRTKSVYIPFLSGVVIPGLQEGLSLMKEGQRGRLYIPSNIGFGNDTRDGKMPAYSAIIFDVQLKRSRTEMQQIDDFVRIKKLSNPILVASGIPADTNKVRVYKTTQGTGEKITAGKTVTVAFTANMFRATTAFSKSDSLTFKLGSGQYITGFDKGVEALSVGDKAWLVFPSALGYGSQGSINQSGTYVVAPYTPLAYEITVKSVK from the coding sequence ATGAAGTCCAAACAATTCAGTATCCTCATTACCTTACTACTTGGGGTCGGTATGGCCTCCTGCATGAAAAACCTTGATAATGCCGGCCTCGTTGAGGCCCAACGCAACGATCAGGAAATCAAAAATTACCTTCTTGCCAACAAACTACAAGATTCTGTAACGTCAACGCTAACGGGTTTATACCACATCATCACCCCGGCTAATTCGGGCGCGAAGCAAACCAAAGGGGGTGAAGAGCTCGAATTTACTTATGTTTTATCGTATATTGATCCGAGTAACACCAGCCGGGCGGTTGTGGTAGACACGGCCAACCGGACCAAATCGGTTTACATTCCCTTTTTGTCTGGTGTGGTGATTCCGGGTCTGCAGGAAGGCTTGTCGCTGATGAAAGAAGGACAGAGAGGCCGGTTGTATATTCCTTCCAACATTGGTTTTGGCAACGACACCCGGGATGGCAAGATGCCAGCCTACAGCGCCATTATTTTTGATGTGCAGCTCAAACGTTCACGGACGGAAATGCAGCAGATCGACGATTTCGTGAGAATTAAAAAACTGTCTAACCCGATCCTGGTCGCTTCCGGTATACCGGCTGATACGAACAAAGTTCGGGTGTACAAAACAACGCAGGGAACGGGCGAAAAAATCACCGCCGGAAAGACCGTAACCGTTGCGTTCACCGCCAATATGTTCCGGGCGACCACCGCCTTCAGCAAAAGCGACTCACTCACGTTCAAACTTGGTTCCGGTCAGTACATAACCGGTTTTGACAAAGGTGTTGAAGCCCTGAGCGTAGGTGACAAAGCCTGGCTGGTGTTTCCTTCCGCCCTCGGTTATGGCTCACAAGGCAGTATCAACCAGTCGGGTACGTACGTAGTAGCGCCTTATACGCCACTGGCTTACGAAATAACCGTGAAGTCAGTTAAATAA
- a CDS encoding MBL fold metallo-hydrolase — MYPKIFLGLLLFIVVAVVVLLTIGYLISAPGYQGPVSDHFDGKRFHNYNGAEAKGFTEALQWMLSSRDKKEWGPFHLVPPGPPPPAHVAGSQVRVTFVNHSTVLLQFDNLNVVTDPVWYDRTSPYQWIGPERHRPPGIRFEDVPKVDILLLSHNHWDHLDIKTVQKICQRDQPNVYCPLGVKAFLEEQGCKNVTEMDWNGSQVYNDSTTIHCVPAQHFSGRGMFDRDATLWCGFVIDSRVAGKLYFVGDTGYGTFFKKIGEQYGPMRLSLIPIGAFRPTWFMSPIHCSPAEAVQIHEDVRSQQSVAIHYGTFPLADDGETEPVDELRKALRNRPELAERFWTLPEGEGRLVP, encoded by the coding sequence ATGTATCCGAAGATTTTCCTGGGTCTGCTGCTTTTCATTGTCGTTGCGGTCGTCGTCCTTCTGACCATCGGGTATCTCATTTCGGCACCGGGCTACCAGGGTCCAGTGAGCGATCATTTCGACGGCAAACGGTTTCACAATTACAACGGCGCGGAGGCCAAGGGCTTTACCGAAGCCCTCCAGTGGATGTTGTCGAGCCGGGACAAAAAAGAATGGGGTCCTTTCCACCTTGTGCCGCCCGGCCCTCCCCCACCGGCTCACGTGGCCGGATCGCAGGTCCGGGTTACGTTTGTTAATCACTCGACGGTATTGCTCCAGTTTGACAACCTGAACGTGGTAACCGACCCGGTTTGGTACGACCGCACCAGCCCCTACCAGTGGATCGGCCCCGAGCGGCACCGCCCGCCCGGTATCCGGTTTGAGGATGTCCCCAAAGTTGACATTTTGCTGCTCAGCCATAACCACTGGGATCACCTCGACATCAAAACCGTTCAGAAAATTTGCCAGCGCGACCAGCCAAACGTTTATTGTCCGCTGGGGGTTAAAGCGTTTCTGGAAGAACAGGGCTGCAAAAACGTCACGGAGATGGACTGGAACGGTTCGCAGGTCTACAACGACAGCACAACCATCCACTGCGTTCCGGCGCAGCATTTCTCCGGTCGTGGCATGTTCGACCGTGACGCAACGCTCTGGTGTGGTTTTGTGATCGACAGCCGGGTGGCCGGGAAGCTGTATTTTGTTGGCGATACAGGCTACGGTACCTTTTTCAAGAAAATCGGCGAGCAGTACGGCCCCATGCGCCTGTCGCTGATTCCGATTGGTGCCTTCCGGCCCACCTGGTTTATGTCACCCATCCACTGCTCACCCGCCGAAGCCGTTCAGATTCACGAGGACGTTCGTTCGCAGCAGAGCGTGGCGATTCATTACGGCACTTTTCCACTGGCCGACGACGGCGAGACCGAACCCGTGGATGAACTCCGCAAAGCCCTCCGCAACCGCCCCGAGCTTGCCGAGCGGTTCTGGACGTTACCGGAAGGAGAAGGCCGGTTAGTGCCGTAA
- a CDS encoding fasciclin domain-containing protein has protein sequence MKKPIFFAFQVRTLTLAVLALISVFTTSCGPEDENASAQPKTIADYIVESNDFTILEAAIRQAGQLDAFKNPNLTFFAPNDAAFQASGITDASALANLPQEQLTAILQYHVLKAAVASSGFPMENNKPVQTSLTLNNQPTVLYITNGSAGLFVNGSRVVTPDVQVANGVIHIIDHLLSPPPPGTGGGTLVGVVAADTSLSLLGTAALRVAAENPTLAGVLTGTDAYTAFAPTNNAFRALNLSTPDTINKVPLTTLATLLANHVVPGRLYSNDLKTGELTAYSTGKLSLRSDSTVVTVKSNGIASPAVVTRANLTATNGVIHKIDKVLL, from the coding sequence ATGAAAAAACCGATCTTTTTTGCCTTCCAGGTCCGTACCCTGACACTGGCGGTTTTGGCCCTTATTTCCGTGTTTACAACCAGTTGCGGTCCCGAAGACGAAAATGCTTCTGCTCAGCCCAAAACGATAGCCGACTACATTGTTGAAAGCAACGATTTTACCATTCTGGAAGCGGCCATCCGGCAGGCGGGCCAGCTCGATGCGTTCAAGAATCCAAACCTGACGTTTTTTGCTCCGAACGACGCGGCCTTTCAGGCTTCCGGCATCACGGATGCCTCGGCGCTGGCCAACCTGCCGCAGGAACAGCTAACCGCCATTCTGCAATACCATGTCCTGAAAGCCGCGGTGGCTTCGTCCGGCTTTCCGATGGAAAACAATAAACCCGTTCAGACTTCCCTGACCCTGAACAATCAACCCACGGTTTTGTACATCACCAACGGGTCCGCCGGTTTGTTTGTGAACGGATCCAGGGTAGTTACGCCCGATGTTCAGGTTGCCAACGGAGTTATCCACATCATTGATCACCTGCTCTCTCCGCCCCCGCCCGGTACCGGTGGTGGTACGCTGGTGGGCGTTGTTGCGGCCGATACCAGTTTGTCGCTGCTCGGTACGGCCGCCCTGCGGGTTGCCGCCGAAAACCCAACGCTGGCGGGCGTGCTGACGGGTACGGATGCCTACACGGCTTTTGCGCCCACCAACAACGCTTTTCGGGCGCTGAACCTCAGCACCCCCGACACCATCAACAAAGTACCGCTCACCACCCTGGCTACGCTGCTGGCCAACCACGTGGTACCGGGGCGGCTTTACTCCAACGACCTCAAAACGGGGGAATTGACCGCCTACAGCACCGGTAAGCTGTCGCTCAGGTCGGACAGCACGGTTGTGACCGTAAAAAGCAATGGCATTGCCTCGCCAGCGGTCGTTACCCGGGCCAATCTGACCGCAACGAACGGCGTGATTCACAAAATTGATAAGGTACTGTTGTAA